DNA sequence from the Bradyrhizobium sp. CIAT3101 genome:
CCGAGCTGCGACAGCACGCCGGCGGGCAGGCGAAGCCCGGCGGCGATCGAATAGAGATGCCGCGCGCGGGTGCCGGCGCCGGTGCCGATCAGGAGCTTGTGGGCTTTACGGGCCGCAACGATCTCCTCGACGATCGGATAGACCGCGGCGCGACCGCGATCGATCATGCTCTGCCCGCCGATCTTGATGACCGTTGCATCCGGCAGGATGCGGAAGTCCGAAGCTTTCTCCGCCGCGGCGACAAGCTGTGGGTCGGTGAGCGGGCGCTGCATCAGCAGCCCCTCGAGCTCCGTGATCGTGTTCGACATCCGAGACATCCTCTCGTTTTCTGATGCGGTCTCTGCGGTGGGACCCTCCGGTCCCGACACGCGAATCTTGCTGCACTGGCCGGTCCATGGCAACAAGGTTCGTCGCGATTTACCGGCCAAACATGGAGCAGGCAATGGCCCAATTGCCACTTGCGAACACCGAGACCGTGCAATTCTTCCGCGCGTGGCTGGAGACCTTCTCAGGGTTTGTCCGCGAGGTCGACTATGCCTCGGCGCGACCGCTGTTCCATCCGGACGTACTCGCGTTCGGGACGCATAACGACGTCATCCCCGGCCTCGACCAGTGGGTCACGACGCAATGGAATAATGTCTGGCCGAAGACGACCGACTTCCGCTTCGTGCTCGAGCAGACCCAGGTTCTGGCATCACCAGATGGCATGACGACGACCGTGATCGCACCGTGGACGAGCACGGGCTATCATCCCGACGGCAGCGCGTTTCCGCGCCCCGGCCGGGCGACCATGATCTTTTCGAGAGATGGCGATCGCTGGCTGTGCGTGCATTCGCACATGTCGCTCAATCGCGGCGTGCCGCAGACGAGCCACGCGAATCGGCCAGTGAAGGCCTGGTAGATCGCGATCACACGTTCGACATGCAAAAGGCCCCGGACAGGTCCGGGGCCTTTCGATTTCCAGATGTCGTGCAGCTTATTCCGGCTGGCCGATGCTGACCTTCAGCGTGCCGACGCCGTCGACGCCGCATTCGAGCTTGTCGCCCGGCTGGAGCTGCGACACGCCGGCCGGCGTGCCCGTCATGATGATGTCGCCGGCAGCGAGCTTCACCTGCTGGGACAGCTGCCAGATCGTCTCGGGCACGTTCCAGATCATCTGCTCGAGGTCGCCCGTCTGGGCTTCCTTGCCGTTGACCGTGAGCCAGATCTTGCCCTTGGTGGGATGCCCGATCTTCGAGGCCGGCTGGATGGCGGAGGCGGGCGCCGAGCCGTCGAACGACTTGCCGATCTCCCACGGACGCTCCTTCTTGCGCGAGGCGATCTGGAGGTCGCGGCGGGTGAGGTCGATGCCGACGGCATAGCCGTAGACATGATCGAGCGCCTTCTCGGCGGGGATGTTGAGGCCGCCGCTCTTGAGCGCGACGATCAGCTCGACCTCGTGATGCAGGTCCTTGGTCAGCGGCGGATAGGGGATGGTGGCGCCATCGGGCACGAGCATGTCGGCGTGCTTGGCGAAGAAGAACGGCGGCGCGCGCTCGTCATTGCCCATCTCGCGGATGTGCTCGAGATAATTGCGGCCGACGCACCAGATGCGGCGAACCGGATAACGGCCGGCCTCACCGACGACGGGGAGCGAAGCCTGGGGCGGAAGCGGGATGACATAGGAGGCGGCGTTCATGAAGCGGTCTCGCTGCTCTTGGGTTGATAGGGAACTCTATGCGGTTGCGCTGATCGGCGCCAGCGCGCCGGTGTCGTAGTGCTGCAGGCGGAAGAACGAGGCGTAGCGGCCGCCACGGCGCAGCAACTCTTCATGCCGGCCCTGCTCGACGATCTCGCCACCCTCGACCACCAGGATCG
Encoded proteins:
- a CDS encoding fumarylacetoacetate hydrolase family protein: MNAASYVIPLPPQASLPVVGEAGRYPVRRIWCVGRNYLEHIREMGNDERAPPFFFAKHADMLVPDGATIPYPPLTKDLHHEVELIVALKSGGLNIPAEKALDHVYGYAVGIDLTRRDLQIASRKKERPWEIGKSFDGSAPASAIQPASKIGHPTKGKIWLTVNGKEAQTGDLEQMIWNVPETIWQLSQQVKLAAGDIIMTGTPAGVSQLQPGDKLECGVDGVGTLKVSIGQPE
- a CDS encoding nuclear transport factor 2 family protein; amino-acid sequence: MAQLPLANTETVQFFRAWLETFSGFVREVDYASARPLFHPDVLAFGTHNDVIPGLDQWVTTQWNNVWPKTTDFRFVLEQTQVLASPDGMTTTVIAPWTSTGYHPDGSAFPRPGRATMIFSRDGDRWLCVHSHMSLNRGVPQTSHANRPVKAW